The genomic window agttgattaacaccttaatatacttcatttatacttcatacatgattaacaatcaattaacgattagcaatgagcattataagcatcaacatgcatcaacaatcatgtaagaataagacactgatttgaaaatacatgcaaaggaagacagcagatgaaaatttgtgaaatctgcaacattttcgcctgaggcgaaacattttcgcctggggcgaaataactGCAGAATGAACTGGTTGCTCACTGAcacattttcgcctggggcgaaacatatttcgcctggggcgaaattctggcgttttctacacaaaaacgcccaaaaatcccatttttcatgttataaaccccaaataagtttatattcaagtgcaacaaacatatctaaacacaaaaggacggttcatttcaccgatctacatcataaacatcgaaaaagtaaagattgaacactttttcatcaaaactctcaagaacacaaagttcttgagtttaatctttcataaactcgttttttaaccattaaatccgttcattaatcatgttaaaagcatgttaaacatattaagaaccttaggaacgatttccatcaagaaaatccgttctaagctaaaacgaaaatggggtggaggaagttcgggtgaggagaaatcgacattctccccttcctcgagtcacccacgaatatgaaatctactctcttaccttggatcgacgaactcacgaagattgctcctcgaatcccttctccaagctcttgctctagctccatgctctcccttctctcttcattctcccaaaaacaagaaaaatgaactctTTCTCTTACTACAAGGGCTAAATAGCGCCCCCCTCTAGCTCacaaggcccaatgggcctcaagcccaatagcttggcccaactcacgttaactctcactaactcgcgcgttaactaaaactctcgataaataacttaaagttattatcttacttaaaaaccacatcaccaaataattaaacacttaaatagtgcatagtaaatttgggtcgttacagaatAGATGTCGAAGATTGCTTTTTAAGCCCTGCCATATTCCTCCCAGGCCCCCCAAATTGACCGGTTTACCCTTGAAATATTTCGGTAGGTACAAACCAAAACAACATAACTTCGGTACTTGTATACTGAAGGTATGTGACATTAAGCTAAGGCCAGCATTATAAGCAGATTCATCACAGTATGACATGATTTCGGTacttatggtcatgacggactttgctcctcacatacggattaacaatcaacatttaccaagtatgtgtcaaacatcatttatcataaaatgcacacataatccctaatgcaatctaatgcttcacattcatgctatgtcctctagacacctctaatgcatgtggtaccatcttctttattagagtatctcacctctaatatccttctttatcggataaatataatctgatatccttctttattggaatatccaatatcacatatattcatgaatgcatgtatatgtttttcatgaattcactcacaatcattttaattagcattaagctcttcctttactaatgtggaacactatccaacattacttctttattaagataacactataccttaatatacgtctttattagaataacataattctaatattcttctttattaagttgattaacaccttaatatacttcatttatacttcatacatgattaacaatcaattaacgattagcaatgagcaatgagcattataagcatcaacatgcatcaacaatcatgtaagaataagacactgattcgaaaatacatgcaaaggaagacagcatatgaaaatttgtgaaatctgcagtattttcgcctggggcggaaatatttacgacTGGGGCGAAAtattacgcctgaggcggaaatatttacgcctggggcggaaaaactgCTGAAAGACTGGTTACTCTctgttctgccgtttcaggcgaaaaTTCTTGCGCCTGGGGCGGAatacttgcgttttctacacaaaaacgcccaaaaatcccatttttcatgttataaatcccaaaagagtttgtattcaagcataacaaacatggatgaacacaaaaggacagtccatttctcagatctacattataaacatcgaaaaagtaaagattgaacactttttcatcaaaactctcaagaacacaaagttcttgagtttaatctttcataaactcgatttttaatcattaaatccgttcattaatcatgttaaaagcatgttaaacatattaagaaccttaggaacgatttccatcaagaaaatccattccaagctaaaacgaaaatggggtggaggaagttcgggtgaggagaaatcgacattctccccttcctcgggtcacccacgaatatgaaatctactctcttaccttagatcgacgaactcacgaagattgctcctcgaatctctcctccaagcttgccctagctctcctcttctcttccttctctctagcTCTCTCCAAGAACAACCAAAAAGTGAGACTTTCTCTCACTTCAAGGGCTAAATagcgccccccccccccccccccctcacAAGTTCacaaggcccaatgggcctcaagcccaattggcttggtccaataacacgttaactctcactactcgcttaataactacagtactcgataaataactctagttattaacttaatcaaaatgccacgttaaataaaatattttaacacataaaaataataacatgaaaattgggtcgttacagaaaGTGTGATTTTGTTTAACACTTTCCCTACTGTTTTGATGTTGGATTCAACGTACAAAACCAACAAGTATAAAATGCCGTTATTTGAGATAGTTGGTGTAACTTCTACCGAAAAATCGTACAACGTTGGTTTTGCATATATTGCgaatgaaaaagaagaagactTCATATGGGCCCTTGAGACGTGTCGGAGTCTACTGAAGAGTAAAGACACAGTGCCGAAGGTCATTGTCACTGATAGGGATCAGGCACTGATGAATGCAGTTGCGAAAGTATTTCCAAAATCAACAGCTTTACTGTGTCGGTTTCATATTTATAAGAACGTAAAAGCTAAGTTCACGACTCTTTGCAACGCAAAAGAAGAAAACATGGTCAAGTTAAAGAAAACACTCGCATGTCAATGGAAATCAGTTGTAGAATCGACAACAGAAGAGTCGTATATTGATGCTGTCGTTGATTTCAGGAAAGTGTTTGACCATTATCCAAATTTTGTCAAATATGTTGAAACAATGGTTTTAGATCAGGTGAAGGAAAAAATTGAGAGTGTATGGACAAATCGTGTTATGCACATTGGAAACACTACAACCAACAGAGTTGAGTCTCAACATGGTGTGTTGAAACAATACTTGCTAGATTGTAAGGGTGATTTGGTCAAGGGTTGGGAAGCGACGAATGAAATGGTTTCAAACTGAAATGGTTTCAAACCAgttgataaaaataaagatgTCATTTGGACAGAGTACTAGTGCCGTTGAACACTATTTTAAAAAGCACTTTTTGTACCCTAAGTTGGTGTATAACATATCTAGACAAGCCTTACACTTTATTAGGGATGAAGAAATTCGTTCCCGCGAATGTGGTAAGAATCGGAAAAAGTGTGGTTGTGTGATGAAGATAACATACGGGTTGCCATGTGCTTGTCTAATAGCATTGAAGATCGACAAAAAGCTACCTATTAGACTGGACGAGATTAACACTCATTGGAAGAGGTTACAAATTGACGAAGCAGATGATGGACAGGTTGACTGCTCGAAGGAGTTTAGGGTCATTCAGGTAATGTAATACTTTAAATTTACCGAATTATATTAACGAATAATATTTGTGCTTGtgtttcaattatttaaatgaaatttGTGTTTCCTTTGTTTTAGGAACGGTTGAGATTATCAAATCAGAGTATGCAGCTACAAATTAGGGATCAACTGCGACAGATAGCTTTTTCAGAAATTACATCGCTAACTGCACCGGTCAAACAGGTAGATACAAAGGGTGCAAAAAAACGGGCAAAGTCAAGTAAATGTAACAGTTCTACCACTAGATCTCCATCTAATTGGGAGCACATTGATGCCCGATATCCTGACAGTCAGGCATCACAATCAAAACCAGCCAAACCCAAAAGGAAGACTGCTCACATAGGCACTTTGTCTCCTAATGCTATACCTCGCCGTTCAATTCCGTTTATGGAGCATATGCCACTGTTCATGCATTCATATATTGAGGACATTATTGATGTTAAAGGGGATGGGCATTGTGGATTCCGTGTTGCAGCAGAGTGTCTTAATAAGGGCGAAGATAGTCAAGGATTAGTTCGTTCAAAACTTATCAGAGAGTTAACCATGTTTAGGAAAGAGTACCTGCCTATTTTCGGTACTGAGGCACGTCTACAATACATTCTTGATGGTTTGTTCCCTCCCAAGGTAATGCCTAAGAATGGCATTGCACCGGAAGAAaatgttggagtaagccctaaaagccaatatattttgatagaatcgtcttttgtatgatgactttgatttatatatttaatatatataataaggcatttctttattatgtttgtttcaaactaataaagtccctagaataacTAGTCTAataaatggaacattaagtgtgacttaatagtgagactccattaaacataaagacattattcttaaagtatccatagtcaagttttactgtgatgtgggataacagtaaaacatagagactattatgtgagtagactgatgacttcatctcacgagtcatggatatgagatatcaagtcttcacatagatataaatattaggagtaatatttatattggattgacccgccatgagaatactgcatagtatgttatgaaaagtgtcataagttattctcatagtgataatggtgtataccacccttcgacctgaaaccactatggaccctagatgtggagtagagtacttagttgccgttcaaacattgtccgtaacaggatgaccataaagtcggttgatgggtactctacaaatcatgctgagggacatgagtgacctagatggaatttgcccctcctacataacaggagcaatatctgtaggcctcttgatggaatatgactgataaaatgcgtggccacgccgaactaagtcaatatgagatattgagcttattcgttgttcagtatattctgggatcaagaaataagatattgaaccatacaagggtgacacgatctatgccttgtgttcaatatagatataagggcaaaggggtaattatacacacgatcgttatcacggaaaggtttcgtcagatcacatgacattctcgtcacttgggtagcagtgatgtgttgctataTACCGCtcattgtttataatattaaatatgtgatttaatattattgccaacgttacgagaacctatagggtcacacacaaaggacagatagatgagagaaataaataagtaagacttatttataaaataataagtaggacttattagtaattaaataattaagtatggcttattatttaatttatgaaaaatagagaaatgcggtcaaccgtaaggtacggtgcagtgcttggcttgatgaccacacaaatggttctataaatagaacccttgtgatgaagttttaagagcttaacctaattcacaaagtgaaacctagccgccgctctctaaaccctattctctctgaatctctggtggaattggctagcaccggtcatcggagaagttctgttcgggtggactgagtagatgcatcgcttctttgctttgctcgtgatcagaaacagtttctacttcaaaggttctgcacttcaagaggtaaacacataaacttgtggttttgtgttctttgatttgtgattaatggtttaatcaagatccgttcatcgggattgttccgctaagaggattaattattttgaaaaacccctcttaaatcccttcagaAAAATGGTTCACATTTCTAGATATGGGGAATATCCTTGCAACGGCCTACAACCGTGTTGTAGTATGTTTGACATCGCATCATATAGGTTATTCTGAAACATTTTTTCCACTACGTACCAAGCCACCGTTTGATCCATCTGCACACATTATTTGTATTGGTATGGTTCCATATCACTGTGTCAATGTAAAACTGAAGTCTTGGATGTCCACTTCCTCCTACTAATAAGAGCTGGAAAATTCATCGGGCACCGGAGGCTGAGACTTGGGAAGATACATTTTTGGACCGGATGAGTGAGTTTGACGAACtcatgaagaatgaaaaagGTGATTTGAAGAAGGAGATCAATAAAGATGATCCTATAACATTTTCAGATGACTAGTTGTTTTAATGTAACGAAGACTTTTTTTGTGGTTCAAATAGGAACAAAGCTTTTTGTGGTTGAAATATAACCAACACTTTATGTGGTTAAAATGTAACAGACGGTTTTGTGGTTCAAATGTAACCGACACTTTTTGTGGTTGAAATGTAACCGACACATTATGTGGTTAAAATTCTCAGCACttttgtataaatatatgaatgtttaTTCAGATATCACAAACattctctttattttcttttctagtTGAAATTTTTCtgcaattcaaaaaaaaatgaatgctGCAGATCGTTATGTAGCGAATCATTTAGCAACTCCGTTTGAGTTTTCTATCAAATTACGTGGTAGGAAAGATCCGTTCACACTACATTTTAGGAACACTATAACAACTGTTGGTGAGTTGAAATTTAAGATTGAAGACATGTATGCCTTCAAATATGGAAAGGAGATAAAAATTCACAATATTGCATTTTACGAATCTTATATAGATTTAGCAGATGATAGTGTTGGTGGGTTTGATGATGCGCCAAAAAAATACCATTGGAAAGCGTTAGATTCTGATTATTCTGTTCAATTAATGTTTGTCACTATAGAAGCAGATCCAGCTCCATATCATCTGTATGCTACCTTAATCGTTTAGGTTCTTATTTGTTGTTTTGAAATTAGTAGTTTTCTCTTCAATTATGTATTGTTTCAAGTTGTAATTTTCTTCTCTGTTCACTTTCTCTGCTTAATGACATAAAATTCTGTTTCTGTGTTATTTCGGCACGTATCTACCGAACCAATGTTTTCCTGGCCAAATATGCACAGATTTCGGGTCGCATCTGCCGAAATACTGTGAAAGTTTCTGTTTTGATCCATTTCGGCACGTATTTACCGAACAAATGTTCTCCTGGCCTAACATGCACATATTTCAGGTCGCATCTGCCGAAATACAGTTACTAAGTTTCTGTTTTGATCCATTTCGGCACGTATTTACCGAACCAATGTTCTCCTGGCCTAACATGCACATATTTCGGGTCGCATCTGCCGAAATACTGTGAAAGTTTCTGTTTTGATCCATTTCGGCACGTATTTACCGAACCAATGTTCTCCTGGCCTAACATGCACATATTTCGGGTCGCATCTGCCGAAATACAGTTACTAAGTTTCTGTTTTGATCCATTTCGGCACGTATTTACCGAACCAATGTTCTCCTGGCCTAACATGCACATATTTCGGGTCGCATCTGCCGAAATACTGTGAAAGTTTCTGTTTTGATCCATTTCGGCACGTATTTACCGAACCAATGTTCTCCTGGCCTAACATGCACATATTTCGGGTCGCATCTGCCGAAATACAGTTACTAAGTTTCTGTTTTGATCCATTTCGGCACGTATTTACCGAACCAATGTTCTCCTGGCCTAACATGCACATATTTCAGGTCGCATCTACCGAAATACAGTTACTAAGTTTCTGTGTTGATCCATTTCGGCACGTATGTACCGAACCAATGTTCTCCTGGCCAGGAAATATTGTTTGCTTCAATCATCCCATGGAATTACATCCACGCCGAAACCATTGTTCGGATGTTCAGACCTGTCCAAATTTCTTTCAAATAGTTGTTCATTTTCCTTTGCATTTTTGTCGAATTCAATATATCAAAACAGACAGATTCACATCAATACATTCCATTGTTCAAAAAACAAAGTCCAATtgttcaaaatacaaaatacaaaGTCCATTGTTCAAAATACAACCCAGACATACATTTAGTCGTACAAAACATTCCAAATCAAATTCCATTCGTTAAACAGTcttaaaacataaaatcaaaatacataattaaaaaacagTACTACACTTCCTAATTACTACTTGGACCAGCCTCCTCTCCAGCCTCCTCTCCTGAACGTTTCGTCTTCCTCTTTCGCTTTTTTCCTTCACCCGAGTCTGCCTTTTTCTTTCGTCGCACAGAATatgttgtaacgacccaaaatttagtattcgttatttaattattttattacgcgagggcgtgatttataattaaattattaagcggcgaataatcatttagcgagaacgtaagttaatgagcgagaagttatgttgtttgggcctttgggcgtggaataggcattgggcctaagccaggtgggctttgatccatgagaatagagagagctataagtagcaagtcaaccatgaatagtctcataattatgtttcatgagaaaggaagattgagagcttagctagggcaaggagctcatgagggagaggtagagctcgtgggagagaaagagaagagcaagcttgtggattcgtcgagctaaggtacgagagttagattacatattcgtgagtgattcgaaagaggggaggatgtcgattcctccattcccaaactctttccactctattttcttgtgggttttgtgggtgattttcttaatggaaaatggattcttttgatcctaacatgtgtagtgaactcatggtagatgaggtaaacaactttggggagttgaaaatgggaatatgtagatgtttgatcaatgatttgcatgttttgttaaacttgcttattttgcaagaaattgacatgattttgattgtttgatgtatttggatgtttggaagggatgattaatgttccttgataccatatatgcttgaattagctgtttataagaatttataacatgtctagatggatttttgagttgatttgaggttaaaccgccttattgaaactcaagaacagatatttttctggtatagttcgctaagcgaccaggagttcgctgtagcgaacaggttcgctgaagctcgccgaagctcgctatgagcaggtgatcccctggtgaggttcgccatgtctcgctaagccctcgcttagcgaaggcctctgtgacagcaattgttgttgatgtttataagtgtaactaggcacttgtaacatggtttaagggtatccttacatgattgttgatacatgttgat from Trifolium pratense cultivar HEN17-A07 linkage group LG1, ARS_RC_1.1, whole genome shotgun sequence includes these protein-coding regions:
- the LOC123890567 gene encoding uncharacterized protein LOC123890567: MSFGQSTSAVEHYFKKHFLYPKLVYNISRQALHFIRDEEIRSRECGKNRKKCGCVMKITYGLPCACLIALKIDKKLPIRLDEINTHWKRLQIDEADDGQVDCSKEFRVIQERLRLSNQSMQLQIRDQLRQIAFSEITSLTAPVKQVDTKGAKKRAKSSKCNSSTTRSPSNWEHIDARYPDSQASQSKPAKPKRKTAHIGTLSPNAIPRRSIPFMEHMPLFMHSYIEDIIDVKGDGHCGFRVAAECLNKGEDSQGLVRSKLIRELTMFRKEYLPIFGTEARLQYILDGLFPPKVMPKNGIAPEENVGISFELRLTKFLHPFKMYACVEVKGSICCIPLSIVWCTLIKENPSDVFIASTKVTSEFVDESLIGSVSENDVVSNVGTSLAPKTDVVLSTITSVVPDIMLDQSVPDTC